The Leptolyngbyaceae cyanobacterium genome has a window encoding:
- a CDS encoding GAF domain-containing protein produces MVIDFSASHLQSVANAIAEWRWRQIAIAKQKSRSVAESNQSQPSEEFHLAWKSGWLDCIEFLGRNDVANITKLHHRLYKHWPPMRSVQSSCMESSQGEAEVKQNHSRVLDKDFLLYQITNRIRHSLDEAQVCQAIAQQLCRALEGDCAGLILYNLENQTLSVAAAHHQSELVQGQSTVMIQGLTLRLGTPNERNIRWNFPHSPWMISDLTKAQLPEQELSVLQASGINSALMIPIVFQSQLLGLAYVALNISCRFWTSEEINLAGMVAEQAAIAITHARLFSAQMQRGKREQVLHRLQERIRTSLDIETTINLALEELLQLTGADAIVFSLPLEYDPKTLRIAHRKIREAEVGKSDKNSPINPPIPVSVYSHLDIGTEINLENFGSAYLQKFLNPGVSAIGNTQTSELPNQARTYFWQQQIGAFLHSPIIYQERLSGHLSAIKQQPYEWKTHEITAIKAVASCLAIAIAHQQFYAQLQQQADLAASQAERLQQSDLFLRTIIDSTPDWIFVKDRQLRYVLVNQGFAKTMGRQPEDFLGLTDYDFFPTELIEGCAELNIRGKRADDLQVINTGKMVRNENDWVQDPQENFFCFNSLKMPLRDDRNQVIGVIGIARDETERYRLQQEREHLYAETHRRAERETLLNQLTASLHSNLDLNQLTKQICQGLSEALEVDRVSIWLFNEDFSQLICQHRTFQESDIPPINAIAVAELPAYFKSISSQQPLVASTACSDERLQELWLDFLENFYVQSRLDLPIVHPSGEQASQETPKEQLPLSNLIGVLCLEHCSPRYWQAEEVALVKAVSDQLAIAITQAQLYKRTQEQALEAQAQAKRLTHTLEELYKTQSQLIQSEKMSSLGQMVAGVAHEINNPINFIYGNIPHITNYTEDILKLIDLYRTNYQDCPTEITEFEEEIDLDFLKSDFIKILNSMNTGAQRVREIVLTLRNFSRIEEAEVKVVDLHEGIDSTLILLNHRLKRDIEVVRDYGNLPKVECYPGQLNQVFMNILSNAIDSLESRCANDALKSSDRKHDENEPMRIAIRTEMANNDYAIVRIADNGTGMTDEVHHKLFDPFFTTKPVGKGTGLGLSISYKIIVEKHRGWLWCISEPGKGTEFWIKIPICQIKQPVTTIDLA; encoded by the coding sequence ATGGTGATTGATTTTTCTGCTTCTCATCTTCAAAGCGTTGCCAATGCGATCGCGGAATGGCGATGGCGTCAAATAGCGATCGCTAAGCAGAAATCCCGTTCCGTAGCAGAGTCCAACCAATCTCAACCATCGGAGGAATTCCACCTAGCTTGGAAATCTGGTTGGCTGGACTGCATTGAATTTCTGGGACGCAATGATGTAGCAAATATTACTAAGTTACATCACAGATTATACAAGCATTGGCCCCCCATGCGGAGCGTGCAGAGTAGCTGTATGGAGAGCAGCCAGGGAGAAGCAGAAGTTAAGCAAAATCACAGCCGTGTTTTAGATAAAGACTTCCTGTTGTATCAAATTACCAACCGAATTCGCCATTCTTTGGATGAGGCGCAGGTATGTCAAGCGATCGCGCAACAACTGTGTCGCGCTTTAGAAGGAGACTGTGCTGGTTTGATTCTTTATAACTTAGAAAACCAGACCCTTTCCGTAGCGGCTGCCCATCATCAAAGCGAGTTAGTTCAAGGACAATCGACGGTTATGATTCAGGGGCTTACCCTCCGCTTAGGTACTCCTAACGAAAGAAATATTAGATGGAATTTTCCCCATTCTCCTTGGATGATTTCCGATTTAACGAAAGCGCAATTGCCGGAACAAGAGTTATCCGTACTGCAAGCATCTGGGATAAATTCGGCGTTGATGATACCGATAGTTTTTCAAAGTCAACTATTAGGACTTGCTTACGTAGCTCTGAATATTTCTTGTCGCTTTTGGACATCGGAAGAAATAAATTTAGCTGGAATGGTAGCCGAACAAGCCGCGATCGCGATTACCCACGCTCGCTTATTTAGCGCTCAAATGCAACGAGGAAAAAGAGAGCAAGTATTGCATCGCTTACAAGAAAGAATTCGGACTTCTCTCGATATTGAAACGACGATTAATCTTGCTTTAGAAGAACTATTGCAGCTAACAGGTGCTGATGCGATCGTCTTTTCACTGCCATTAGAATATGACCCCAAAACTCTGCGGATCGCGCATCGAAAAATCAGAGAAGCTGAAGTGGGAAAAAGCGATAAAAATTCACCTATAAATCCGCCAATTCCCGTTTCTGTTTACAGCCACTTGGATATTGGTACGGAAATCAATTTAGAAAATTTTGGTTCTGCTTATCTGCAAAAATTTTTGAATCCCGGCGTTAGCGCGATCGGCAATACCCAAACCTCGGAACTACCAAATCAAGCCAGAACTTATTTTTGGCAACAGCAAATAGGGGCTTTTCTTCACAGCCCAATTATATATCAAGAAAGATTGTCAGGCCATTTATCGGCTATTAAACAACAACCTTACGAATGGAAAACCCATGAAATTACTGCCATCAAAGCAGTAGCTAGCTGTTTGGCGATCGCGATCGCCCATCAGCAATTTTACGCTCAACTTCAACAACAAGCCGATCTAGCAGCTTCCCAAGCCGAAAGGCTCCAACAATCCGATCTATTTTTACGCACCATAATCGACAGTACTCCCGACTGGATATTTGTCAAAGACCGTCAGTTACGTTACGTATTAGTTAATCAAGGTTTTGCCAAAACTATGGGGCGTCAACCGGAAGATTTTCTCGGTTTAACCGATTATGACTTCTTCCCAACCGAATTAATCGAAGGTTGTGCGGAACTAAATATTCGCGGTAAACGTGCCGATGATTTACAAGTAATCAACACGGGCAAAATGGTACGGAATGAAAACGATTGGGTGCAAGACCCCCAAGAGAATTTTTTCTGTTTTAATAGCTTGAAGATGCCACTCAGAGACGATCGCAATCAAGTGATCGGAGTGATTGGAATTGCCCGTGACGAAACCGAACGTTATCGCCTCCAACAAGAGCGAGAACACTTATATGCAGAAACTCATAGAAGAGCAGAAAGGGAAACTTTACTCAACCAATTAACCGCATCTTTACATAGTAATTTGGATTTAAATCAATTAACTAAACAAATTTGCCAAGGTCTTTCAGAAGCATTAGAAGTCGATCGAGTTTCCATTTGGTTATTTAACGAAGATTTCAGCCAATTAATTTGTCAGCATAGGACTTTTCAAGAATCAGATATTCCTCCTATTAACGCGATTGCCGTCGCCGAGCTTCCCGCATATTTTAAGTCAATTAGCAGTCAGCAACCTTTAGTAGCTTCTACCGCTTGCTCTGATGAAAGACTGCAAGAATTATGGCTGGATTTTCTAGAAAATTTTTACGTGCAGTCGCGATTAGATTTACCGATCGTTCACCCTTCTGGAGAGCAAGCATCTCAAGAAACCCCTAAAGAACAATTACCCCTTTCCAATTTAATTGGCGTGTTGTGTTTAGAACATTGTTCGCCTCGTTATTGGCAAGCAGAAGAAGTAGCTTTAGTCAAAGCCGTATCCGATCAGTTGGCGATCGCAATTACTCAAGCCCAACTATACAAACGCACTCAAGAACAAGCTTTGGAAGCCCAAGCCCAAGCCAAACGCCTGACCCATACTTTAGAGGAACTTTACAAAACCCAATCTCAACTGATCCAAAGTGAAAAAATGTCTAGTTTGGGGCAGATGGTAGCGGGAGTTGCCCACGAAATTAATAACCCAATTAATTTTATTTATGGCAATATTCCCCATATTACCAACTACACTGAAGATATTCTCAAGTTAATTGATTTGTATCGCACTAACTATCAAGACTGCCCGACAGAAATTACTGAATTTGAAGAAGAAATAGACTTGGATTTTCTCAAATCAGACTTTATCAAAATTCTTAATTCTATGAATACGGGAGCGCAAAGAGTGCGGGAAATCGTCCTTACTCTCCGTAACTTCTCACGCATTGAAGAAGCAGAAGTAAAAGTAGTTGATTTGCATGAGGGTATTGATAGCACATTAATTCTTTTAAATCATCGTTTGAAACGGGATATTGAGGTAGTAAGAGATTACGGAAATTTGCCCAAAGTGGAATGCTATCCCGGACAACTAAATCAAGTTTTTATGAATATCCTGAGTAATGCCATTGACTCTTTGGAATCGCGCTGCGCGAACGATGCTTTGAAATCTTCTGACCGCAAGCATGATGAAAATGAACCGATGCGGATTGCAATTCGCACGGAAATGGCAAATAATGATTACGCGATCGTCAGAATCGCTGACAATGGAACAGGTATGACTGATGAAGTACACCACAAACTATTCGATCCGTTTTTTACAACAAAACCCGTCGGTAAAGGTACTGGCTTAGGGCTTTCTATTAGCTATAAAATTATCGTAGAAAAACATCGAGGGTGGCTTTGGTGTATATCAGAACCGGGGAAAGGAACGGAATTTTGGATTAAGATACCGATTTGTCAAATAAAGCAACCAGTAACTACGATCGATTTAGCCTAA
- a CDS encoding EAL domain-containing protein, which produces MKLSPKIPVGYLAMGLFRKIQEYFVNNFLLLITIILLNIWIKLLTFLSKIVFFADFLNKTKNTAIYQRQKLQKILRKVEKIIEIAKDSEESSSLKRDNYLSALVQIQKFLLTLNDELNCYSKILRILGEISNSSRVYIFKVARNEISQLIIDKLVEWRNNEFNRQNNNLELPNIFNEIFFSRWKNLLQQNEIVVGMSSDFPASERAVLEARGILSILVLPIIVKGNLFGFIGLEHDEEKHYWQRSEVDFLRVAATAICLAEERRQAEEGFSRLATILDATTDFVGTADRQRRTLYINQAGRRFLGIDIQEDISNLASTNFYPQWAKKIILEEGIPSAISNGVWSGEIAIFNSDGQEVPIEQLIIAHKSKDGKIDCFSTIGRDISESKQAEQKIRELNTKLEFLIQERTFELRKTLSTLQSEVAERKRAEQELESLLSLQNATLEATVDGILVIDRNGSITSYNQKFIQMWHIPKNIAATLNRETALYFLVDQIKNPDDFMARIEEINAQADAEYCDILEFKDGRIFERYCQPQRIGEEIVGRVWIFRDITERQMAENTIRYQALHDLLTDLPNRILFNERLSHALTEAYENQGMLAVMFLDLDRFKTINDTLGHAFGDQLLQVVAERLTGCLWQHDTVARWGGDEFTLLLPQIRCAEDAERIAQRILSTLKQPIDMGDRHLHISGSIGIACYPQDGEDAETLLRNADVALYRAKEEGRHNYQFYRETMNSQASELLTLENELHQALEKGEFVVHYQPQVSTTTGKITQMEALVRWRHSELGLISPAKFIPLAEENGLIVPIGEWVLRTACAQTKAWQDAGLTPLTIAVNLSARQFQQPNLLEMVERILAETGLEPHFLELEITESVAMQDVEFSREILRSLHNMGVLISMDDFGTGYSSLSYLKKFPLHKLKIDQSFVRDLTTDPNDAAIINAIAALGKELNLEMVAEGVETEEQKNILLSLQCEYMQGYLFSRPLSSEDATRFLQQCLENIINNGCNCCTLSCHKG; this is translated from the coding sequence ATGAAACTTAGCCCGAAAATACCAGTAGGTTATTTAGCAATGGGTTTATTTCGCAAAATACAAGAATATTTCGTCAATAATTTTCTATTATTAATTACTATAATTTTATTAAATATCTGGATAAAATTATTAACATTCTTATCAAAGATAGTCTTTTTTGCTGACTTTTTAAATAAAACAAAGAATACTGCCATCTACCAACGCCAAAAATTACAAAAAATTTTACGAAAAGTTGAAAAAATAATAGAAATAGCTAAGGACTCAGAAGAGTCATCTTCCTTAAAACGGGACAATTATTTATCTGCTTTAGTACAAATTCAAAAATTTTTATTAACTTTAAATGATGAGCTTAATTGCTACTCAAAAATACTGCGGATACTTGGTGAAATATCCAACTCCAGCCGAGTTTACATCTTTAAAGTCGCTCGAAATGAAATCAGCCAATTAATAATAGATAAACTTGTAGAATGGCGTAATAATGAATTTAATAGACAAAATAATAATTTGGAATTGCCAAACATTTTTAACGAAATTTTCTTTTCTCGCTGGAAAAATTTGTTACAACAAAACGAGATCGTAGTTGGAATGTCATCAGACTTTCCTGCTTCAGAACGTGCTGTTTTAGAAGCAAGAGGTATCCTTTCGATTCTGGTATTACCAATTATAGTTAAAGGAAATTTATTTGGATTTATCGGTTTGGAGCATGATGAAGAAAAACATTATTGGCAAAGATCGGAAGTAGATTTTTTGCGTGTAGCTGCCACCGCAATTTGCCTAGCAGAAGAACGCAGACAAGCAGAAGAAGGATTCAGCCGCTTAGCGACTATTTTAGACGCAACAACTGACTTTGTTGGAACTGCCGATCGACAAAGGCGCACGTTATACATTAATCAGGCAGGACGCCGTTTTTTAGGGATAGATATACAAGAAGATATCTCAAACTTGGCGAGTACCAATTTTTACCCCCAATGGGCTAAAAAAATCATTTTAGAAGAAGGAATTCCATCGGCTATATCCAATGGGGTATGGAGTGGAGAAATTGCTATTTTTAATTCTGATGGACAAGAAGTTCCGATCGAGCAGTTAATTATTGCCCATAAAAGTAAAGATGGCAAGATAGATTGTTTTTCTACTATTGGTCGTGATATTAGCGAATCCAAACAGGCTGAGCAAAAAATTAGGGAACTTAATACTAAATTAGAATTTTTGATTCAAGAACGGACTTTTGAATTAAGAAAAACTTTAAGTACATTGCAGAGCGAAGTAGCAGAACGGAAACGAGCAGAACAAGAACTAGAGAGTTTACTTTCTCTTCAGAATGCAACTTTAGAAGCAACTGTTGATGGTATTTTAGTGATCGATAGGAATGGTTCAATCACCAGCTATAATCAAAAATTTATTCAGATGTGGCATATCCCCAAAAATATAGCTGCTACTTTAAATAGGGAAACAGCACTTTACTTTTTGGTGGATCAAATTAAAAATCCCGATGATTTTATGGCGAGGATTGAGGAAATCAATGCCCAAGCAGATGCGGAATATTGTGATATTTTAGAATTTAAAGATGGCAGAATATTCGAGCGCTACTGCCAGCCTCAACGGATAGGAGAAGAAATTGTTGGTCGCGTTTGGATTTTTAGAGATATCACCGAACGCCAGATGGCAGAAAATACAATTCGCTATCAAGCTTTGCACGATCTTTTAACTGATTTACCCAACCGCATCTTATTTAATGAGAGGTTGTCTCATGCGCTAACGGAAGCGTATGAAAATCAAGGAATGCTGGCGGTAATGTTTTTAGATTTAGATCGATTTAAAACTATTAACGATACATTAGGTCATGCTTTTGGCGATCAACTGTTGCAAGTAGTAGCGGAAAGGCTAACAGGTTGTTTGTGGCAACATGACACGGTTGCTCGTTGGGGAGGCGATGAATTTACCCTTTTATTACCTCAAATTCGCTGTGCGGAAGATGCGGAAAGAATTGCTCAAAGAATTCTTTCTACTCTTAAACAACCTATTGATATGGGCGATCGCCATCTTCATATTAGTGGCAGCATTGGAATTGCTTGCTATCCTCAGGACGGTGAAGATGCAGAAACGCTGTTAAGAAATGCGGACGTTGCTTTGTACCGTGCTAAAGAAGAAGGTCGTCATAACTATCAGTTTTATCGAGAAACTATGAATTCGCAAGCTAGCGAGTTGTTGACCTTGGAGAATGAATTGCATCAGGCTTTAGAAAAAGGAGAGTTTGTCGTTCATTACCAACCTCAGGTTAGTACCACGACTGGAAAAATTACCCAAATGGAAGCATTGGTGCGTTGGAGGCATTCTGAATTAGGGCTGATTTCTCCTGCTAAATTTATCCCGCTAGCTGAAGAAAATGGGTTGATCGTACCGATCGGTGAATGGGTACTGCGGACTGCTTGCGCTCAAACAAAGGCTTGGCAAGATGCTGGTTTAACGCCTTTAACGATCGCGGTTAATCTTTCTGCGCGTCAGTTCCAGCAACCAAATTTATTGGAAATGGTAGAGCGAATTTTGGCTGAAACGGGGCTGGAACCGCATTTTCTAGAATTAGAAATTACTGAAAGCGTGGCCATGCAAGATGTGGAATTTAGTAGGGAAATTTTAAGAAGTTTACATAATATGGGCGTGCTAATTTCGATGGATGATTTTGGTACGGGATATTCTTCTCTTAGTTATTTGAAAAAGTTTCCGTTGCACAAATTAAAAATCGATCAGTCTTTTGTGCGGGATTTAACTACCGATCCGAATGATGCAGCGATTATTAACGCGATCGCGGCTCTCGGTAAAGAGTTAAATTTAGAAATGGTGGCAGAAGGAGTAGAAACTGAGGAGCAAAAAAATATCCTGTTAAGCTTACAATGCGAATATATGCAGGGTTATTTATTTAGTCGGCCTTTATCATCTGAGGATGCTACTCGATTTCTGCAACAATGCTTGGAAAATATTATAAACAATGGATGCAATTGTTGTACTTTAAGTTGCCATAAAGGGTAA
- a CDS encoding GAF domain-containing protein, translated as MSSCENQLGTPNVLGSHRRSVTLRKAIDRIWNSLETKAGSQHSSPLLQTAVDEVANLLHLDRCSFVWYFPNTQRVQVICEQICSKQKSVQRNYNELDIFTSSASAITQGQVITSAETSMAKEFFDKVARWFSHRVFKDKKTKLLKKQIELISGLHQLGELSYLIFPIGRVNADETLLAEQSKIELMVCWRKWPRKWSDNEIDSLYLVSQQLEIAIRQSQLYEQSQKRAKREKLINQITSQTRQSFDLETILTSAIAQLLEALEVDRAVVHLVEESSKYDKKEAEKEELKVRADRHSSACLISQNSSNSKTSSVISSQKYQNFWEIAHRATYRRQHLYEVYREGFPPSIDDFDTHGPITQWVIQHRQTVVISDISKDPRIGEHNEEYQKACIKSSLVVPVQANNVLHAILYLNQCGHNRYWSKSDRELAEAVANQLAISIQQACLFAQTRASMERESLLRLISDQIRSTLDLKTILQTAVREVQNLLNTDRVAIYQFTEGFQGEVVVEEAKGDWLSICQQMCENRCFMSKCAYPYQGEKLQVINDVLNSELIDSYEMFLQQMQVRASLVVPIHMGEYAWGLLIVHECQKPRAWEDSEIELLQHLASQVAIAIQQAELYEQARTSAFAAQSKAEALEKALYDLQQAQSQLIQTEKMSSLGQLVAGVAHEINNPVNFIYGNLTYANKYTQDLLNLIGLYQKSYPEPTPEIQERVEDIDLEFLLEDMPKILSSMEVGADRIRQIVLSLRNFSRVDQADMKPVNIHEGIDNTLLILQNRLKADAGRPKIEVIKEYGDLPLVECYAGQLNQVFMNLLSNAIDALEEAHTASPVAGEPLPCVMSPEITIRTQLSSPDSVVVRIGDNGPGMNEQVRMRLFDAFFTTKPVGRGTGLGLSISYQIVVDKHKGAFWCESEVGKGAEFWIEIPVRQSDRRQANFQGN; from the coding sequence ATGTCGTCCTGCGAAAATCAATTGGGTACTCCCAATGTTTTAGGCTCTCATCGGCGCAGCGTGACGCTCCGTAAAGCGATCGATCGCATCTGGAACTCTTTAGAGACAAAAGCAGGTTCGCAACATAGTTCGCCTCTTTTACAAACAGCAGTGGATGAAGTTGCCAACTTGTTACATTTAGACCGCTGTAGTTTTGTGTGGTACTTTCCTAACACCCAGCGAGTACAAGTAATCTGCGAACAGATTTGCAGCAAACAAAAATCCGTTCAACGTAATTACAACGAGCTAGATATATTTACTTCATCAGCTAGTGCCATTACCCAAGGACAAGTCATTACTAGCGCTGAAACTAGTATGGCAAAGGAATTTTTCGATAAGGTGGCTAGATGGTTTTCGCATCGGGTATTTAAAGATAAGAAAACCAAACTTTTAAAAAAACAAATAGAATTGATTTCCGGGTTGCATCAACTAGGAGAATTATCTTACTTAATATTTCCGATCGGTCGAGTTAACGCTGATGAAACACTCCTAGCAGAACAAAGCAAAATCGAGTTAATGGTGTGTTGGCGAAAATGGCCTCGTAAATGGTCCGATAATGAAATAGATAGCTTGTATTTAGTTAGCCAACAGTTAGAAATTGCGATTCGGCAAAGCCAACTTTACGAACAAAGTCAAAAAAGAGCTAAACGAGAAAAGTTAATCAATCAGATTACCAGTCAAACTCGCCAAAGTTTCGATTTAGAAACAATATTAACTTCTGCGATCGCTCAACTATTAGAAGCTTTAGAAGTAGACCGAGCAGTAGTTCATTTGGTCGAAGAATCCAGCAAGTACGACAAAAAAGAAGCGGAAAAAGAAGAACTAAAAGTACGAGCAGACAGACACTCATCTGCTTGTTTAATTAGCCAAAATAGCAGCAATTCAAAAACTTCTTCGGTTATTTCAAGCCAAAAGTATCAAAATTTTTGGGAAATCGCCCATAGAGCAACTTATCGACGGCAGCATTTGTATGAAGTTTACCGAGAAGGTTTTCCTCCTTCGATCGATGATTTCGATACCCACGGACCGATTACTCAATGGGTAATACAGCACCGTCAAACGGTAGTAATCAGCGATATTAGCAAAGACCCCCGGATTGGCGAACACAATGAAGAGTATCAAAAAGCTTGCATTAAATCTTCTTTAGTCGTGCCAGTACAAGCAAATAACGTGCTGCACGCTATTTTATACTTAAACCAATGCGGTCACAATCGATACTGGTCTAAAAGCGATCGAGAATTAGCAGAAGCAGTCGCCAATCAACTAGCGATTTCTATCCAACAAGCTTGTTTGTTTGCCCAAACTCGTGCCTCAATGGAACGAGAGTCACTGCTCAGGCTAATCAGCGATCAAATTCGCAGTACCCTTGATTTAAAAACTATTTTGCAAACAGCAGTGCGGGAAGTACAAAATCTTCTCAACACGGATCGAGTAGCAATTTATCAATTTACCGAAGGTTTCCAAGGAGAAGTGGTAGTAGAAGAAGCCAAGGGTGACTGGTTATCGATTTGCCAGCAAATGTGTGAAAATCGTTGCTTCATGAGCAAGTGTGCGTATCCCTACCAAGGAGAAAAATTACAAGTAATTAATGATGTTTTAAATAGCGAGCTAATTGATAGCTATGAAATGTTTTTGCAGCAAATGCAAGTACGAGCTAGCTTAGTCGTACCGATTCATATGGGCGAGTATGCCTGGGGATTGTTGATCGTTCACGAATGCCAAAAACCGAGAGCTTGGGAAGATAGCGAGATCGAATTGTTGCAACATCTAGCCAGTCAAGTTGCGATCGCGATTCAGCAAGCCGAACTTTACGAACAAGCCCGGACATCAGCTTTTGCAGCCCAAAGCAAAGCAGAAGCATTAGAAAAAGCTTTATACGATCTCCAACAAGCCCAATCCCAACTAATTCAAACAGAAAAAATGTCTAGCTTGGGTCAATTAGTAGCTGGAGTGGCTCATGAAATTAACAATCCAGTTAATTTTATTTATGGCAACTTAACCTATGCCAATAAATACACTCAAGATTTATTAAATTTGATCGGTTTGTATCAAAAATCATATCCCGAACCTACCCCAGAAATTCAGGAGCGCGTGGAGGATATCGACCTGGAATTTCTCTTAGAAGATATGCCAAAAATTTTATCTTCGATGGAAGTTGGTGCCGATCGCATTCGACAAATCGTACTGAGTTTGCGGAACTTCTCGCGAGTCGATCAAGCAGACATGAAACCAGTCAATATTCATGAGGGAATTGACAATACTTTGTTAATCTTACAAAATCGCTTGAAAGCTGATGCGGGAAGACCAAAAATAGAAGTAATTAAAGAATACGGCGACTTACCTTTAGTAGAATGCTATGCTGGGCAACTGAATCAAGTGTTTATGAACTTACTCAGCAATGCGATCGATGCGTTAGAAGAAGCTCATACAGCATCTCCGGTAGCGGGGGAACCTCTACCTTGTGTAATGTCTCCTGAGATTACAATTCGCACTCAGCTTTCTAGCCCTGATTCTGTAGTGGTAAGAATTGGTGATAATGGCCCGGGCATGAACGAGCAAGTGAGGATGCGATTGTTTGATGCCTTTTTTACCACTAAACCAGTAGGACGGGGTACTGGACTAGGTTTGTCAATTAGCTATCAAATTGTTGTAGATAAACACAAAGGCGCGTTTTGGTGCGAGTCAGAAGTGGGGAAAGGTGCAGAGTTTTGGATTGAAATCCCTGTACGACAATCCGATCGCAGACAAGCAAATTTCCAAGGAAATTGA
- a CDS encoding ATP-binding protein: MGQASSNGKANNLVHLELLPAQNSPSSFDVHRLSTAREISAAVVNVSGRQRMLCQRIALFSLRLVCTQDIAERERLRKELHSAIDLMEKSHNGLIDGDPEMKLPGKLSLVVKAMYFEAPFFLDRQVRQYIAQVRALLQTEESQLTYTNFHLIYILKASERELINFLDEVVNQYQKESEAEQVAIDINLEELYSQSCTATANAESQAEHLKEALQELQQTQAQLIHAEKISSLGQLVASLAHEINNPISFICGNLSYANKYVKELIELLELYQKECTYLSPEIQEKIKTIDFFFLMKDLPEVLSSMQIGVDRIRQMMQSLRTFSRIDEEEMKKVNIHEGIDSTLLMLQSRIKSQAKGRGIKIIKAYDKLPDIECYPGQLNQVFMNILSNAIDALEMGAENRMVGNSELPSDFDIPTIYIGTELINYNRVRVRICDNGPGMTEEVKNRLFERFFTTKPVGKGTGLGLSIGHEIITKKHGGSLLCFSELDKGTEFCIELPIERKEYLPNSVVDEGLVVFPSSQ, translated from the coding sequence ATGGGGCAAGCTTCTAGCAATGGAAAAGCTAATAATTTAGTGCATTTAGAATTGTTACCTGCCCAAAATTCTCCTTCTAGCTTTGATGTTCATCGCCTCTCTACTGCTAGAGAGATTAGTGCCGCAGTGGTAAACGTCAGCGGTCGTCAGCGGATGTTATGTCAAAGAATAGCCTTATTTTCTCTTAGATTAGTTTGCACTCAAGACATCGCAGAACGAGAAAGGTTGCGTAAGGAGTTGCACAGTGCGATCGATTTAATGGAAAAGTCTCACAACGGGTTGATCGATGGTGACCCTGAAATGAAGTTACCGGGAAAGCTTTCCTTAGTAGTGAAAGCTATGTACTTTGAAGCTCCTTTTTTCTTGGATCGGCAGGTGCGCCAATATATTGCCCAAGTCAGAGCATTACTACAAACTGAAGAGAGCCAATTAACTTACACGAATTTTCATTTAATTTATATATTAAAAGCGTCCGAACGAGAATTAATTAACTTTTTAGATGAAGTAGTCAATCAGTATCAAAAAGAATCGGAAGCCGAACAAGTTGCCATCGATATCAATCTGGAAGAATTATATTCTCAGAGTTGTACCGCCACTGCTAATGCCGAATCCCAAGCCGAACATTTAAAAGAGGCATTACAGGAATTACAACAAACTCAAGCTCAACTAATTCACGCGGAGAAAATTTCTAGCCTCGGTCAGTTAGTAGCTAGTTTAGCTCATGAAATAAACAACCCCATTAGCTTCATCTGTGGCAATTTAAGTTACGCCAATAAATATGTAAAAGAGCTTATAGAATTATTAGAGCTTTATCAAAAGGAATGTACGTATTTAAGTCCGGAAATTCAAGAAAAAATTAAAACTATCGATTTCTTTTTTTTGATGAAAGACTTGCCAGAAGTGTTGTCTTCTATGCAAATAGGTGTCGATCGCATTCGCCAGATGATGCAATCACTGCGAACTTTTTCCCGGATAGATGAAGAGGAAATGAAAAAAGTTAATATTCATGAGGGAATTGACAGTACTTTGTTGATGTTACAAAGTCGGATAAAATCGCAAGCTAAAGGTCGGGGAATTAAAATTATTAAAGCCTATGATAAATTGCCAGATATAGAATGTTATCCCGGCCAACTCAATCAGGTATTTATGAATATTTTGAGTAATGCAATTGACGCTTTGGAAATGGGAGCAGAAAATCGAATGGTAGGAAATAGTGAATTACCATCTGATTTTGACATCCCTACTATTTATATTGGCACGGAATTAATAAATTACAATCGCGTGAGAGTGCGAATTTGTGATAATGGCCCGGGCATGACAGAAGAAGTAAAAAATAGATTGTTCGAGCGCTTTTTTACTACTAAGCCAGTTGGTAAAGGTACTGGTCTTGGTTTGTCGATCGGTCACGAAATTATTACCAAAAAGCATGGCGGTTCTCTACTTTGTTTTTCCGAACTTGACAAAGGAACAGAATTTTGCATCGAATTACCAATCGAGAGAAAAGAGTACTTGCCTAATTCTGTAGTTGATGAAGGCTTAGTGGTTTTTCCATCCAGCCAGTAG